In the Mytilus trossulus isolate FHL-02 chromosome 1, PNRI_Mtr1.1.1.hap1, whole genome shotgun sequence genome, one interval contains:
- the LOC134695073 gene encoding ankyrin-1-like: MMDLFETYLVEWQEDEKDFVLTRAAQYVLDTIISDSCKCIAVTGCPGSGKSSIIHHVAIFLKKTLDYEIIPIVCEPGDFKQYFSSSRRQVFVLDNTFGTIAVNAPLVESWYAHLEVIEKMLNMGNTKVLISCRMHIMKDSLLQRLKIFVSNECNLHTEKLCLLEKERLMIAKRYLNNSEIKEIAEVLNLYQFFPLLCKWYAKNKKPSIGEFFQNPVDIFKQNIVEMKEDPSRIQYCAFVLCLLFNGNLNESWFERDSDHEYKLHAICTEFGIDFRIKRKELQQQLDRLENTYIKKLNRNYYIVHDKVYDVAVVICGQDITECFIEYTDSIFMGDRFQLLSIKSDFDETVIRIPQKHEDRYFQRLLKDLECGHIYSSFQNRQLQNQKYRDKLIAFMLINKRFIRSILKKMDELQLRLIESRKHTEDFISFCAEESDHSFSGEESDNSFFGEQSEQSSAVENSEHSSFGEDTESYNMGVQMPGRNKPNSNRIYPVDDQDFPLPLLESSTQGHKDIVQMLINFGCNVNVYDKFRRTALFLAASHGHRFTVETLLLNNCNPSLCDVWERSPFYVACYEGHSEIVKLLLKVSDISKSDTCYFKTPLHVACEFGHFVIVKMLLENGSSMYQCNTDGHSPLFVACERGHPQLVKLLLDYGSDINQRDEKDKTPLFVACENGFSEVVKILLDHKANISLCNSDGSSPIHVACKWGHTNTVAILVDRNADINSLDRLYGRTPLFLAVEGKYSEIIQLLIENGCNIFTCGKRKQSPLYVACKTGQTSIVKLLLERMDEYYVLSFNYSEWSPLIAACEGGYNSIAQMLLERNFYINICDMNGKCPIHIVCENGFTDIMTTLLSHDCEVDRLDGDGRSALLIACEHGYSDIAKLLLENKANQVLTDEDNWSPFQVACYEGHADIVELLIQYNPETMQCDNKNRSPLFIACMKGHVSVTELLLSRNLADVHQGDVRKWTPLHIASKEGHREVVEVLLKYGADRTLLTEAGRSPLHLARSSFRTDIVQLLTVDTSSDD, from the exons ATGATGG atttatttGAAACCTATTTAGTGGAATGGCAAGAGGATGAAAAAGACTTTGTTCTTACAAGAGCGGCTCAATATGTTCTCGACACTATCATTAGCGACAGCTGTAAATGTATAGCAGTCACTGGCTGTCCTGGAAGTGGGAAATCGTCAATCATTCACCATGTAGCCATTTTTCTAAAGAAAACACTGGACTACGAAATAATACCAATAGTTTGTGAACCGGGcgattttaaacaatattttagttCTAGCAGACGGCAAGTATTTGTTTTAGACAATACATTTGGGACGATTGCAGTAAATGCGCCACTAGTTGAAAGTTGGTATGCACATTTAGAagttattgaaaaaatgttaaatatggGTAATACTAAAGTTCTTATATCATGTCGTATGCATATAATGAAAGATTCTCTTCTCCAACGACTTAAAATATTCGTATCGAACGAATGTAATCTGCATACAGAAAAACTGTGTTTACTCGAGAAGGAACGTTTGATGATTGCAAAGAGATACCTTAACAACTCGGAAATAAAGGAAATTGCGGAAGTATTGAACCTGTATCAATTCTTTCCACTGCTTTGCAAATGGTATGCAAAGAATAAGAAACCAAGTATTGGGGAGTTTTTTCAAAATCctgttgacatttttaaacaaaacatagtCGAAATGAAGGAAGATCCAAGCAGAATCCAGTATTGtgcatttgttttatgtttattgtttaatgGGAATTTGAATGAAAGTTGGTTTGAGAGAGACAGTGACCATGAATATAAATTACATGCGATTTGTACAGAATTTGGAATAGACTTCAGAATCAAAAGAAAAGAACTACAGCAGCAACTGGATAGACTTGAGaatacatatataaagaaaCTTAATAGAAATTATTACATTGTGCATGACAAAGTGTATGATGTCGCAGTGGTAATTTGTGGACAAGACATTACAGaatgttttattgaatatacagattctatatttatgGGCGATCGATTCCAGTTATTGTCTATTAAATCAGACTTTGATGAAACTGTCATTAGAATACCGCAAAAACACGAAGATAGGTATTTCCAACGATTATTGAAAGATCTAGAATGTGGCCATATATACAGTTCATTTCAAAATAGACAACTTCAGAATCAAAAGTATAGAGATAAACTTATTGCATTCATGCTAATCAATAAACGTTTTATACGAAGCATATTGAAGAAAATGGACGAACTTCAGCTACGTTTAATAGAAAGCAGAAAACATACAGaagattttatttcattctgTGCTGAAGAAAGTGACCACTCGTTTTCCGGTGAAGAAAGTGACAACTCATTTTTCGGTGAACAAAGTGAGCAGTCATCTGCCGTTGAGAATAGTGAACACTCGTCTTTTGGTGAGGACACAGAAAGTTATAACATGGGAGTTCAAATGCCTGGAAGAAATAAACCAAATAGCAATAGAATATATCCGGTAGATGATCAAGACTTTCCACTGCCGCTTCTAGAGTCTTCTACACAAGGCCATAAAGATATTGTTCAAATGTTAATCAACTTTGGATGTAATGTCAACGTTTATGACAAATTTCGTAGAACTGCATTGTTTCTTGCCGCTTCACATGGTCATCGCTTTACTGTAGAAACACTCTTATTAAACAACTGCAACCCATCTTTATGCGACGTCTGGGAACGATCTCCTTTTTATGTGGCTTGCTATGAAGGTCACTCAGAAATAGTTAAACTATTACTTAAGGTGTCAGATATCTCTAAATCAGACACGTGCTACTTTAAAACACCGCTTCATGTTGCATGCGAATTTGGACATTTCGTGATAGTGAAGATGTTGTTGGAAAATGGTTCAAGTATGTATCAGTGCAATACTGATGGCCATTCGCCATTGTTTGTAGCTTGTGAAAGGGGGCATCCACAATTAGTAAAATTACTGCTTGATTATGGCTCCGATATTAACCAAAGAGacgaaaaagacaaaacacCGCTATTTGTTGCTTGCGAAAACGGCTTTTCCGAAGTGGTGAAAATACTTCTTGATCATAAAGCCAATATTTCATTATGTAACTCTGATGGGTCATCACCAATACACGTAGCTTGTAAATGGGGTCATACAAATACAGTAGCAATTTTGGTGGACAGAAATGCAGATATTAATAGTTTAGATCGTTTATATGGGCGAACACCACTTTTCCTTGCAGTTGAAGGAAAATATAGTGAAATAATTCAGCTTTTGATAGAAAACGGGTGCAATATTTTTACATGCGGTAAGAGAAAGCAGTCTCCTTTATACGTAGCTTGTAAAACTGGTCAAACTTCTATTGTAAAACTTTTACTGGAACGCATGGACGAATATTATGttctttcttttaattattcGGAATGGTCTCCTTTGATAGCTGCTTGTGAAGGTGGTTACAATTCTATAGCACAAATGTTGTTAGAGCGAAATTTTTACATAAACATTTGTGACATGAACGGTAAATGTCCTATTCACATAGTCTGTGAAAATGGTTTTACAGATATTATGACAACTTTGTTAAGTCATGATTGTGAAGTCGATCGTTTAGACGGAGATGGTAGATCAGCTTTGTTAATAGCATGTGAGCATGGGTATTCAGATATTGCTAAATTACTCCTTGAAAACAAAGCAAACCAGGTACTAACTGACGAGGATAACTGGTCGCCCTTTCAAGTAGCATGTTACGAAGGACATGCAGACATTGTTGAATTATTAATACAATATAATCCTGAAACAATGCAATGTGATAATAAAAACCGGTCACCTTTATTTATTGCATGCATGAAAGGACATGTAAGTGTGACAGAACTATTATTATCAAGGAATTTAGCTGATGTACATCAAGGTGATGTTCGGAAATGGACACCACTACACATTGCTTCAAAGGAAGGACATAGAGAAGTTGTGGAAGTATTATTAAAGTATGGAGCTGACAGGACTCTACTTACCGAGGCTGGTAGAAGTCCTTTACATTTAGCTCGTTCTTCATTTCGAACTGACATCGTACAACTGTTAACTGTTGATACTTCATCAGACGATTGA
- the LOC134705551 gene encoding uncharacterized protein LOC134705551 produces MATSSALNENFITNYARLGHAAQELLPEVLRELLLFLESPAMLFKDCQANKNLADRRILRPVEWQRITNVATDGYSKFDIQLSYKIIRNLNLVPCPTRDWDHPNDPMVHELTIGDDIERIRRLRNEILHKGETKVTDKDLAEYFSIFKGLAKRLENYLGKPYGHFLSKFENLETCCMDQKSEEHFIQTIKDLVKSEEDIKDEVGRVRIEVEDLKIKGEQLKL; encoded by the coding sequence ATGGCTACGTCATCAGcgttaaatgaaaactttatCACAAACTATGCAAGACTTGGACATGCAGCACAAGAACTTCTTCCGGAAGTGTTACGAgaacttttattgtttttggaaTCACCTGCTATGCTTTTCAAAGATTGCCAAGCCAATAAAAATTTAGCTGATCGTCGTATACTTCGACCAGTTGAATGGCAACGTATTACGAATGTTGCTACTGATGGATACTCTAAATTTGACATACAactatcatataaaattataagaaatctTAATCTTGTGCCATGTCCGACACGTGATTGGGATCATCCCAATGATCCGATGGTTCATGAATTGACTATAGGCGATGATATCGAAAGAATTAGACGACTGAGAAACGAAATTTTACACAAAGGAGAAACCAAAGTCACTGATAAAGATCTTGCGGAgtatttttcaatctttaaagGTTTAGCAAAGCGACTAGAAAATTATTTAGGCAAAccatatggtcattttttatcCAAATTCGAAAACCTTGAAACGTGTTGCATGGACCAGAAATCAGAAGAACATTTTATACAAACAATCAAGGATCTGGTTAAAAGCGAAGaagatataaaagatgaagTAGGCAGAGTTCGAATAGAGGTAGAAGATCTTAAAATAAAAGGTGAACAGTTAAAACTTTAA